The Clostridium sp. AWRP genome has a window encoding:
- a CDS encoding cell surface protein, with protein sequence MKRIWKKISLVMMLIFTLMTFAPYTARADASPSVSMPSLTQDTDGNYTVSSVDDLNKLRGDIDNGIDYSGKKVILIHDIDISKSSVPLKSFTTNKNFDGTFDGKFNTISSYTDAVSGLFGIVGKDGIVEDVKVNANVTVTDASKVITSTSIEDAAYGLITNQSAGIISKCSTKGMIRTNEDSNGTVAGIVGDSAFTDDDWNEIDGNINNCYSNVTFDNTADGSRCSGICTQTSMNPGRSVDHSYFYGKILGKSNKFHPIISLGDDSASTCAYDSDVLGFSSPSFMGSPVGYTTAQMKDKDSYIKLGFDFDKIWKIDPSVNDGYPYLNPDSSTKTVTKVVVDVQVTVPDKMFVPGTEPIKNTDDCLKTTATFKVVPEFGKDADLISKYNVTCDGNVFFDAPTIGNVPISIDSSKLKINYTPNEDYQFILGKVIPSTAKLLDNGAAALTQDVEKQQVENAKEVENILYDKLKIAQGDVPEFTWDGNKAAAPGMEGTVVLNDYVWEVFSSARSGYTGVRKGFYDDWFKNIQNGLEKMKEAGIAAGDVKMTEWEKLVLAITAIGYDPRDIKSYNLLDIISNKNYLEVSPEYFTPQYDVYALTSYNYMDFIPNDGKHISKDDIEKNIHVWAKNALGSKGADGSVVAENTAPDMWTMALQPIAAYYNPNAKEGDKYYDVKQAMDHAFAQFSNAQTYKGSFWGGFVNTDGTFDLNNPWTNAQVYMTLGMAKANVFDKEYIKDGKTIFDAILEGFDAKNKTTQYDNLTYDPVQICRGIDSLVRDYEGRNSIFDCTDVKNSTVPVNNAIAALPNVDKLTSADKDKVDGVEKSYDALSDAQKSSMKQETVGKLTAAEKKVSGSQGETKPIKITNLTKDSSFKLGNDAKVSVKAENNSGKDKDTSLLVALYDGSDKFVKYVCGKQTIKDGDSSILTGIMKLPEEGIYKLKAFVWDSLENMNPLSDIIDIPVQSNK encoded by the coding sequence GTGAAAAGGATATGGAAAAAAATCAGTCTTGTTATGATGCTTATATTTACTTTAATGACATTTGCACCATATACTGCTAGGGCAGATGCTTCACCATCGGTATCAATGCCATCTTTAACCCAGGATACAGATGGAAACTATACTGTAAGTTCAGTAGATGACTTGAACAAACTCAGAGGAGATATCGATAATGGCATAGACTATTCAGGCAAAAAAGTTATTTTGATACATGATATTGATATAAGTAAATCAAGTGTTCCTTTAAAATCCTTTACAACTAATAAAAATTTTGATGGTACTTTTGACGGAAAGTTTAACACTATAAGTAGTTATACAGATGCAGTATCCGGTTTGTTTGGGATTGTGGGAAAAGACGGAATTGTAGAAGATGTTAAAGTTAATGCAAATGTAACCGTTACAGATGCAAGTAAAGTAATTACTTCAACTTCAATTGAGGATGCAGCTTATGGGTTGATTACTAATCAAAGTGCAGGGATAATATCTAAATGTTCTACAAAAGGTATGATTAGAACAAATGAAGATAGTAATGGTACTGTTGCAGGAATAGTTGGTGATAGTGCTTTTACAGATGATGACTGGAATGAAATAGATGGGAATATAAATAATTGTTATAGCAATGTTACTTTTGATAATACAGCTGATGGCAGTAGATGTAGTGGAATTTGTACACAAACGAGTATGAACCCAGGTAGAAGCGTGGATCACAGTTATTTTTATGGTAAAATTTTAGGAAAATCAAATAAGTTTCATCCAATTATAAGTTTGGGTGATGACAGTGCATCTACCTGTGCATATGATAGTGATGTACTGGGATTTTCAAGTCCTTCCTTTATGGGAAGTCCTGTAGGCTATACTACAGCACAGATGAAAGATAAAGACAGCTACATAAAGCTTGGATTTGACTTTGATAAGATCTGGAAGATAGATCCTTCTGTAAACGATGGCTACCCTTACTTAAACCCTGATAGTTCAACTAAGACAGTAACAAAGGTAGTAGTAGATGTGCAGGTAACAGTCCCAGACAAAATGTTTGTCCCTGGAACTGAACCTATTAAGAATACAGATGATTGTCTTAAAACGACGGCAACTTTTAAGGTAGTTCCGGAATTTGGTAAAGATGCCGATTTAATAAGCAAGTATAATGTTACTTGTGATGGAAATGTATTTTTTGATGCACCAACTATAGGAAATGTACCTATAAGTATTGATTCCAGTAAATTAAAAATAAATTATACTCCAAATGAAGATTACCAGTTTATACTTGGCAAAGTAATTCCATCTACTGCCAAGCTTCTTGACAATGGTGCGGCAGCACTTACACAGGATGTGGAAAAACAGCAGGTAGAAAATGCAAAGGAAGTAGAAAATATACTTTATGATAAGTTAAAGATAGCACAGGGGGATGTACCAGAGTTTACATGGGATGGAAATAAAGCAGCTGCACCTGGAATGGAAGGTACAGTTGTATTAAATGATTATGTGTGGGAAGTATTTTCATCAGCCCGTTCCGGATATACAGGTGTAAGGAAAGGATTTTATGATGACTGGTTCAAGAATATACAAAATGGACTGGAAAAAATGAAAGAGGCAGGGATAGCAGCCGGGGATGTAAAGATGACCGAGTGGGAAAAGTTAGTACTTGCAATTACTGCTATAGGATATGACCCAAGAGATATAAAATCCTATAATTTATTGGATATTATATCAAATAAAAATTATTTAGAAGTATCTCCGGAATATTTTACGCCGCAGTATGATGTTTATGCATTAACTTCTTATAATTATATGGACTTCATTCCTAACGATGGAAAACATATTAGTAAAGATGATATAGAAAAAAATATACATGTATGGGCAAAAAATGCACTTGGGTCAAAAGGTGCAGATGGATCTGTAGTAGCAGAAAATACTGCCCCTGATATGTGGACTATGGCGCTGCAGCCAATTGCAGCATATTATAATCCCAATGCAAAAGAAGGAGACAAGTATTATGATGTAAAACAGGCTATGGACCATGCATTTGCTCAATTTTCAAATGCCCAGACTTATAAGGGTTCTTTTTGGGGTGGCTTTGTAAATACTGATGGTACATTTGATTTAAATAACCCATGGACAAACGCCCAGGTGTACATGACACTTGGAATGGCCAAGGCTAATGTTTTTGATAAGGAATATATAAAAGATGGTAAGACTATATTTGATGCTATACTTGAAGGATTTGATGCCAAAAATAAAACTACCCAATATGACAATTTAACCTATGATCCAGTGCAGATATGCAGAGGAATAGATTCACTTGTAAGGGATTATGAAGGAAGAAACTCAATATTTGACTGTACAGATGTTAAGAATTCTACAGTGCCTGTAAATAATGCCATAGCAGCACTGCCAAATGTGGATAAGCTTACTTCAGCAGATAAAGACAAAGTTGATGGGGTAGAAAAATCGTATGATGCCTTAAGTGATGCGCAAAAATCATCCATGAAGCAGGAAACAGTGGGCAAGTTAACTGCAGCAGAGAAAAAGGTATCAGGATCACAGGGTGAAACAAAACCAATAAAGATAACTAATTTGACAAAGGACAGTTCATTTAAATTGGGCAATGATGCAAAGGTATCTGTAAAGGCAGAAAATAATTCTGGTAAGGACAAGGATACATCGCTATTAGTAGCGCTATATGATGGAAGCGATAAATTTGTGAAATATGTATGCGGCAAGCAGACGATTAAAGATGGAGATTCATCTATTTTAACGGGTATTATGAAGCTTCCAGAAGAGGGAATATATAAATTGAAGGCATTTGTATGGGACAGCCTTGAAAATATGAATCCTCTCTCAGATATTATAGATATACCTGTTCAGTCAAATAAATAA
- a CDS encoding DUF3467 domain-containing protein gives MDENMKLEEEKELYSNRVELSGTVYDFQLEFMKVYKKDVEDSVKIFMSPQQAKSMSMILLKSIENYENTFGEININPKK, from the coding sequence ATGGATGAAAATATGAAATTAGAAGAAGAGAAGGAATTATATTCAAATAGGGTGGAACTTTCCGGAACTGTATACGATTTTCAGTTAGAATTTATGAAAGTATACAAAAAAGATGTAGAAGATAGTGTAAAAATATTTATGAGCCCACAACAAGCAAAGAGCATGAGTATGATTTTATTGAAATCAATTGAAAATTATGAGAATACTTTTGGAGAAATCAATATAAATCCTAAAAAATGA
- a CDS encoding Ig-like domain-containing protein gives MKKIWKKASFVMMLIFTLMTFAPYTVMADTVPTTSTPSLTQDKDGNYTVSSVKDLNKLRGDIDKGIDYSGKNVLLTQDIDVGKSELPLKSFTTQNTFNGTFNGKFHTISNYNDPKSGLFNIINKDGIVENARIDANVVIEGDKIENYGLIANEASGTIIRCFSTGTITNKVKVFFEAGIVARDTIGQTSSIAAGYLKDCYSNVIIDNQSSEEMVRYAGICSMGGEQLDHCYFYGKFTGNYTGEHSDKCQPILCSTYYDSKTGVTTSAENCAYDKDVLGYTPSSSDNGNPKGYTTAEMKNKDTYTALDFDFDKTWKIDSSNNGYPYLNSENTQKTAAKVTVDVQVTADDKTYIVPTSPIIYNTDDSLKTTATFKIVPRSDEDKELISKYNVSATYSGDVFLNAPTIGDVPIDIDTSKVKINYNSNEDYQFVLGKVLSSTAKLLDNGAAGPTQDEQKQQIEDAKKAEDILYTKLGTKLGITGDVPKFSWGGDKSAAPGKEGTVTFSDEDWGIFSSARSGYTGIRAGYYDDWFKSIQTGLQKMKDAGVTARDVKMTEWEKLVLAITAIGYDPRDIKAYDLIDIISNKEYVKASNQYFTPQYAIYALTSRNYIDLIPNDGKHITKDDLDGYIHEWAKGALGSKGADGSAVIGNTTPDMWTMKLQPIAAYYNPDAKPGDKYYDVKQAMDHVFAQFSNAQTYKGSFWGGSVDLDGKIDLNNAWTNAQVYMTLGMAHANIFDKMYIKDGKTILDGVLEKFDVKNGTTDFDNSSYESAQICRGLDSLVRAAEGRVSIFDCTDVKDSTVPVNNAIAALPDVYKITSADKEKVDAARDAYDKLSDVKKASIKQETMDKLTDAEKKLSQSQPVKVTGIGLDKTSAYLMKGDTLQLTVAITPKYATNTKIDWSSSDPTVASVDENGKVTALKKGTAVITAVSEDNRDAKAQCTITIKENVSVTGIILDKTSVKLIPKAALQLMPTITPNDATNPKVDWSSSDPTVAAVDKSGKVTAIKVGTATITANTEDGNKTASCAVTVVDGQGAIVINNVKLKNKLALAAGKDSDYEGYFTPDDLASIKGTIDLSNLDITDSDMDVMKYLKGVSAINLSDNKDLTNLSFKKLKFDWTIPKGLDFSGCTGMKDIKNKMFAFASSKLTSIKLPEGIPSIPFSCFSNSKLLASVEISNTVKSVGNLAFSGCTSLEYMKIPGSVTQLGNGCFSGCTNLSVLDLTDTSFTKDNTKDTKYPDSTMIICGKNAKLSPGQISIKTGGVQKIANEIPSDKGVVWGSTDANVAKVSSEGVITGVNPGTAYIYAKTDDDSYGGVCAVTVTKDIPPQPVSVTGISLDKTSTSLTEGDTLQLTVAVTPNNAANKKVDWSSSDKTIAAVDENGKVTAVKAGTATITAVSEDNKDAKAQCTVTVTENNTPKPIKITNLTKDISFKLGNDAKVSVKAENNSGKDKDASLLVALYNESGKFINYICGKQTIKNGDSSILTGIMKLPEKGIYKLKAFVWDSLENMNPLSDIIDIPVQSK, from the coding sequence ATGAAAAAGATATGGAAAAAGGCAAGTTTTGTTATGATGCTTATATTTACATTAATGACATTTGCACCATACACGGTTATGGCAGATACCGTACCAACAACATCAACGCCCTCTTTAACTCAAGATAAAGATGGAAATTATACGGTAAGTTCAGTAAAAGACTTAAACAAACTCAGGGGGGATATTGATAAGGGAATAGACTATTCGGGTAAAAATGTTCTGTTAACTCAGGATATTGATGTAGGTAAATCTGAATTACCTTTGAAATCTTTTACAACACAAAATACGTTTAATGGTACTTTTAATGGAAAATTTCATACTATAAGTAACTATAATGATCCCAAATCTGGTTTATTCAATATTATTAATAAAGATGGTATTGTGGAGAATGCTAGGATTGATGCTAACGTAGTTATTGAAGGTGATAAAATTGAAAATTATGGACTAATTGCTAATGAAGCAAGTGGAACAATTATTCGCTGTTTTTCAACAGGAACAATTACAAATAAGGTTAAAGTTTTTTTTGAAGCAGGAATAGTTGCTAGGGATACAATTGGACAAACAAGTAGTATTGCAGCTGGGTACTTAAAAGATTGTTACAGTAATGTAATTATTGATAATCAATCATCAGAGGAAATGGTGAGATATGCAGGAATTTGTTCAATGGGTGGTGAACAATTAGATCACTGCTATTTTTATGGTAAATTTACAGGAAATTATACTGGTGAACATAGCGATAAATGCCAACCAATCCTATGTTCAACCTATTATGATAGTAAAACTGGAGTTACCACAAGTGCAGAAAATTGTGCATATGATAAAGATGTATTAGGTTATACCCCATCTTCTTCTGATAATGGTAACCCCAAAGGTTATACAACTGCAGAAATGAAAAATAAAGATACATATACAGCTCTAGACTTTGATTTTGATAAAACCTGGAAAATAGATTCTTCAAATAATGGATATCCATATTTAAATTCAGAAAACACACAAAAAACAGCAGCAAAAGTGACTGTAGATGTGCAGGTAACGGCTGATGATAAAACTTATATTGTTCCTACTTCCCCAATTATTTATAATACAGATGATAGTCTTAAGACAACGGCAACTTTTAAAATAGTTCCAAGATCTGATGAAGATAAAGAGCTAATAAGCAAATATAATGTTAGCGCAACCTATAGTGGAGATGTATTTTTAAATGCACCAACTATTGGAGACGTGCCTATAGATATTGATACCAGTAAGGTTAAGATAAATTATAATTCAAATGAGGATTATCAGTTTGTACTTGGTAAAGTTCTGTCGTCAACTGCTAAACTCCTTGATAATGGTGCAGCAGGACCTACACAAGATGAACAAAAGCAGCAGATTGAAGATGCAAAAAAGGCAGAAGATATTCTTTATACCAAATTAGGCACCAAACTAGGTATTACAGGAGATGTACCTAAATTTAGCTGGGGTGGAGACAAATCTGCAGCTCCAGGAAAAGAAGGAACTGTTACTTTTTCAGATGAGGACTGGGGAATATTTTCATCGGCACGTTCTGGCTATACGGGAATAAGAGCAGGATATTATGATGACTGGTTTAAGAGTATACAGACAGGCTTGCAGAAAATGAAAGATGCAGGGGTAACTGCTCGGGATGTAAAGATGACGGAATGGGAGAAGTTAGTTCTGGCAATTACTGCTATAGGCTATGATCCAAGAGATATAAAAGCTTATGATTTAATAGACATAATTTCAAATAAGGAGTATGTGAAAGCATCAAATCAATATTTTACGCCGCAGTATGCAATTTATGCATTAACTTCTCGTAATTATATTGATCTTATTCCTAATGATGGAAAGCACATTACTAAAGATGATTTAGATGGATATATACATGAATGGGCCAAGGGTGCACTTGGGTCAAAAGGTGCTGATGGGTCAGCAGTAATAGGAAATACTACTCCTGATATGTGGACTATGAAATTACAACCAATTGCAGCTTATTATAATCCAGATGCAAAACCAGGAGACAAGTACTATGACGTAAAGCAGGCTATGGATCATGTATTTGCACAGTTTTCAAATGCCCAGACTTATAAGGGATCTTTCTGGGGCGGCAGTGTAGATCTTGATGGCAAAATTGATTTAAATAATGCCTGGACCAATGCCCAGGTGTATATGACACTTGGAATGGCACATGCCAATATTTTTGACAAGATGTATATAAAAGACGGCAAGACTATTTTGGATGGTGTACTTGAGAAGTTTGATGTGAAAAATGGTACTACTGATTTTGATAATTCATCTTATGAATCTGCACAAATATGTAGGGGATTGGATTCGCTTGTACGTGCAGCTGAAGGCAGAGTCTCAATTTTTGATTGTACAGATGTCAAAGATTCTACAGTCCCTGTAAACAATGCAATAGCAGCACTGCCGGATGTATATAAAATTACTTCAGCTGATAAGGAAAAGGTTGATGCCGCAAGAGATGCATATGATAAATTAAGTGATGTTAAAAAAGCTTCAATAAAGCAGGAAACGATGGATAAATTGACTGACGCAGAGAAAAAGCTGTCACAATCACAGCCAGTAAAAGTAACAGGAATAGGTCTTGATAAAACGAGTGCATATCTAATGAAAGGAGATACACTGCAGCTTACAGTGGCTATAACGCCTAAATATGCAACTAATACAAAAATAGATTGGTCAAGCAGTGATCCTACAGTGGCATCAGTGGATGAAAATGGAAAGGTAACAGCATTAAAAAAAGGAACAGCCGTAATAACAGCCGTATCTGAAGACAACAGGGATGCAAAAGCACAGTGCACAATAACAATAAAAGAAAATGTAAGTGTGACGGGAATAATTCTCGACAAAACAAGTGTTAAGTTGATACCAAAAGCTGCATTGCAGCTTATGCCAACCATAACACCAAACGATGCAACTAACCCAAAGGTGGATTGGTCAAGTAGTGATCCTACAGTAGCAGCGGTAGATAAAAGTGGAAAAGTAACGGCAATAAAAGTAGGAACCGCAACTATAACTGCAAATACTGAAGATGGAAATAAAACGGCATCTTGTGCTGTAACAGTTGTTGATGGTCAGGGAGCTATTGTTATTAATAATGTAAAGTTGAAAAACAAACTTGCCCTAGCAGCAGGAAAAGACAGTGACTATGAGGGATATTTCACACCGGATGATCTAGCATCTATAAAAGGAACTATTGACCTTTCAAATTTAGATATTACCGATAGTGATATGGATGTAATGAAATATCTTAAAGGAGTATCAGCTATAAACCTGTCGGATAACAAAGATTTAACAAACCTTAGTTTTAAAAAACTTAAATTTGACTGGACAATACCAAAGGGTTTGGACTTTAGTGGATGTACAGGTATGAAAGACATAAAAAATAAAATGTTTGCATTTGCTTCTAGTAAACTGACTTCTATTAAATTACCTGAAGGAATACCAAGTATTCCTTTTTCATGTTTTTCAAATAGTAAACTTTTAGCTTCTGTAGAAATTTCAAATACGGTTAAAAGTGTAGGCAACTTAGCTTTCAGTGGCTGCACGTCACTGGAATATATGAAAATACCAGGTAGTGTAACACAATTGGGAAATGGATGTTTTTCGGGTTGTACCAATCTTTCTGTATTAGACTTAACAGATACAAGTTTTACTAAGGACAATACTAAAGACACAAAATATCCTGATTCTACCATGATAATTTGTGGTAAAAATGCTAAACTATCACCCGGTCAGATATCAATAAAAACAGGTGGAGTTCAAAAAATTGCAAATGAAATTCCATCAGATAAAGGGGTTGTATGGGGAAGTACTGATGCAAATGTGGCTAAAGTTTCAAGTGAAGGTGTAATAACAGGAGTTAATCCAGGAACGGCATATATTTATGCAAAAACAGATGATGATAGTTATGGAGGAGTTTGTGCTGTAACAGTAACTAAGGATATACCGCCGCAGCCAGTAAGCGTAACAGGTATAAGTCTTGACAAGACAAGTACAAGTCTTACAGAAGGAGATACACTGCAGCTTACAGTAGCTGTAACGCCGAATAATGCAGCAAATAAAAAAGTAGATTGGTCAAGCAGTGATAAAACTATAGCAGCAGTAGATGAAAACGGAAAGGTAACAGCAGTAAAGGCAGGAACAGCAACAATAACAGCAGTGTCTGAAGACAACAAGGATGCAAAGGCACAGTGTACAGTTACTGTTACGGAAAATAATACGCCAAAACCAATAAAGATAACTAATTTGACAAAGGATATTTCATTTAAATTAGGCAATGATGCGAAAGTATCTGTAAAGGCAGAGAATAATTCTGGTAAAGACAAGGATGCATCACTATTAGTAGCACTATATAATGAGAGTGGTAAATTCATCAATTATATATGCGGTAAGCAGACGATAAAAAATGGAGATTCATCTATTTTAACAGGTATTATGAAACTTCCAGAAAAAGGAATATATAAATTGAAGGCATTTGTATGGGACAGTCTTGAAAATATGAATCCTCTTTCAGATATTATAGATATACCTGTCCAGTCAAAATAA
- the metE gene encoding 5-methyltetrahydropteroyltriglutamate--homocysteine S-methyltransferase: MIKSTIVGYPRLGVHRELKFAVESYLKKKIDSNMLKFTAKQLRKEYWTTQKEVGIDIIPSNDFSYYDNMLDMAFLLNIIPKRYKELKLSKLDTYFAMARGYQNDNLDVKALPMKKWFNTNYHYIVPEIDNYTYFCLNDTKPFDLYKEAKDEEIDTKPVIIGIFTFLKLSYLKTNRTFKECLDELTNVYTAILDKFERQDISYIEIDEPILVTDLTQEDIFLFRTAYDKIINRKYKFQILLQTYFGDVRDIYKYFSDMKFNAIGLDLVEGEKNIDLIKKYGFPKNKLLIAGIINGKNVWKNDYNNSIKIIEELSKHIDKDRIYISTSCSLLHVPYTVKEEKLNTRKPKLKKFTCFTQYIENFSFAEEKLSELTDLQELLQCNEYKISIKYLKNQEILKKKRNHQLCYDLEVRKKVKNLKKEDFIRKDPFEKRRKIQKEYLKLPILPTTTIGSFPQTDEIKKLRKNYEDGNISKHQYKTSIKEKIKDTIHFQEEAGLDVLVHGEYERNDMVEYFGKHLKGFLFTQNGWVQSYGTRTVKPPIIFGDVKRTESITTNWIKFAQKQTNKPVKGTLTGPITILNCSFPREDLELKQIAYQIGLAIRDEVLDLEQEGIKIIQIDEAALKEKLPLRKIDWHKKYLDWAIPAFKLTHSKIKSKTSIHTHMCYSEFEDIFKVLESMDSDVISIETAKSNFSLLNLLKKSNFKFEIGPGIYDVHSPKLPDIKEIETLIKVILSTLDINKLWINPDCNLKTSGITETNASLINMVNAVKNIRIELEAVKKSDTMGILFYSLK; this comes from the coding sequence ATGATAAAATCAACAATTGTAGGTTACCCAAGACTTGGAGTGCACAGAGAACTAAAGTTTGCAGTAGAATCTTACTTAAAAAAAAAGATAGATTCAAATATGCTAAAGTTCACTGCAAAACAACTAAGGAAAGAATACTGGACAACCCAAAAAGAAGTGGGAATAGATATTATTCCATCTAATGACTTTTCATATTACGATAATATGTTAGATATGGCATTTCTGTTAAATATCATACCAAAACGTTATAAAGAGCTCAAACTTTCTAAATTAGACACATATTTTGCAATGGCAAGAGGTTATCAAAATGATAACCTGGATGTAAAAGCTTTGCCTATGAAAAAATGGTTTAATACTAATTATCATTATATAGTACCTGAAATAGATAATTATACTTATTTTTGCCTAAATGATACTAAACCTTTTGATTTATATAAGGAAGCTAAAGATGAGGAAATTGATACAAAGCCAGTTATAATAGGAATTTTTACATTTCTCAAGCTTTCATATTTAAAAACAAACAGAACATTTAAAGAATGCCTGGATGAGCTTACAAATGTATACACAGCTATATTAGATAAGTTCGAAAGACAGGATATAAGTTATATTGAAATTGATGAGCCTATTTTAGTAACAGATTTAACACAAGAAGATATATTTTTATTTAGAACTGCTTATGACAAAATTATAAATAGAAAATATAAATTTCAAATATTACTTCAAACTTATTTTGGCGATGTAAGAGATATTTATAAATACTTTAGTGATATGAAATTTAATGCAATAGGATTAGATTTAGTTGAAGGTGAGAAAAATATAGACCTAATTAAAAAATATGGATTTCCCAAAAATAAACTATTAATAGCTGGAATTATTAACGGAAAGAATGTATGGAAAAATGATTATAATAATAGCATCAAAATTATTGAAGAACTAAGTAAACATATTGATAAAGATAGAATTTATATAAGCACCTCTTGTTCTCTTCTTCATGTACCTTATACAGTTAAAGAAGAAAAATTAAATACAAGAAAACCAAAGTTAAAAAAATTTACGTGTTTCACTCAATACATAGAAAATTTTTCATTTGCAGAGGAAAAATTAAGTGAACTTACAGATTTGCAAGAACTACTTCAGTGTAATGAATATAAAATTAGCATCAAATACTTAAAAAATCAAGAAATTTTGAAAAAAAAGAGAAACCATCAATTATGCTATGACTTAGAAGTTAGAAAAAAAGTGAAAAATTTAAAAAAAGAAGATTTCATAAGGAAAGATCCTTTTGAAAAACGTAGAAAAATTCAAAAAGAATATTTAAAACTTCCCATTCTTCCAACAACAACAATAGGCTCATTTCCTCAGACTGACGAAATAAAAAAACTCAGGAAAAATTATGAAGACGGTAACATTTCAAAGCATCAATATAAAACCAGCATTAAAGAAAAAATTAAAGATACAATTCATTTTCAAGAGGAGGCAGGTTTAGATGTATTAGTACATGGTGAATATGAAAGAAATGATATGGTTGAATATTTTGGAAAACATCTTAAAGGTTTTTTATTTACTCAAAATGGTTGGGTACAATCTTATGGCACTAGAACTGTAAAACCTCCTATAATTTTTGGAGATGTAAAACGTACTGAATCAATAACAACAAATTGGATTAAATTTGCTCAAAAACAAACCAATAAACCAGTTAAAGGTACGCTTACTGGACCTATAACAATTTTAAATTGCTCCTTTCCAAGAGAAGATTTAGAATTAAAACAAATAGCTTATCAAATAGGACTTGCTATTAGAGATGAAGTATTAGATTTAGAACAAGAAGGAATAAAAATAATTCAAATTGATGAAGCTGCACTGAAAGAAAAACTGCCATTAAGAAAAATTGATTGGCATAAAAAATATTTAGATTGGGCAATTCCTGCTTTTAAGCTAACACATTCTAAGATAAAATCAAAAACTTCTATTCATACACACATGTGTTATAGTGAATTTGAAGATATATTTAAAGTACTAGAATCTATGGATTCAGATGTTATTTCTATAGAAACCGCCAAATCTAATTTTTCATTACTAAATTTATTAAAGAAAAGTAATTTTAAATTTGAAATAGGTCCTGGAATATATGATGTGCATTCCCCTAAACTACCAGACATAAAAGAGATAGAAACTCTCATAAAAGTAATACTTAGTACATTAGATATTAATAAACTTTGGATTAATCCAGATTGCAACCTGAAGACAAGCGGAATTACAGAAACAAACGCTAGTTTAATTAATATGGTTAATGCTGTTAAAAATATAAGAATTGAACTTGAAGCTGTAAAAAAAAGTGATACTATGGGAATTCTATTTTACTCATTAAAATGA